The Chryseobacterium sp. JV274 sequence TGTTTATAAGAATAATTCAAAAAGACACGACTACAAACAGGCTGATATCGGTACTCCGGATTATACAGATCTAAGACTGGATCAATATATTTCCGTTATCGAAATCGCCAATCCCATGCACAGTTTATGGAGTGACGGAAGATGGAACAAACTCACGATGGCCCATGGATGCTATTGGGGAAAATGTACATTCTGTGATATTTCTTTAGACTATATCAAAATCTACGAGCCTATTTCTGCTAAGATCCTGGTAGACCGAATTGAAGAATTGATCAGAACAACAGGTGAAACAGGATTCCATTTTGTGGATGAAGCTGCACCGCCTGCTTTGATGAGAGAGGTTGCTTTGGAAATTCTCCGAAGAAATCTTGTCGTTACCTGGTGGACGAATATCCGTTTTGAAAAAAGCTTCACCAGAGACTTATGCTACCTCCTGAAACTTTCGGGATGTGTTGCTGTTTCCGGAGGACTTGAAGTGGCCAGTGACCGATTGCTGAAATTAATTGACAAAGGAGTTTCTGTAGAACAGGTTGCCAACGTAACAAGAAATTTTACAGAAGCCGGAGTTATGGTGCATGCATATCTGATGTATGGCTACCCTACCCAAACCGTTCAGGAAACAGTTGATTCTTTGGAAATGATCCGGCAGATGTTTGAAATGGGAATTCTTCAAAGTGGTTTCTGGCATCAGTTTGCAATGACTGCCCATTCTCCTGTTGGAATGAAGCCTGAGGATTTTGGAGTAATTCCTATAAAACAGGAAATTCTGTTTGCCAATAATGATATAGACTTTCAGGATAAAACCGGAATTGATCATAACAAGTTCAGTTTCGGATTGAAAAAATCTTTATTCAATTTTATGCATGGAGTGAATTTTGAACTGCCACTTCAGGAATGGTTTGATTTTAAAATTCCAAGAACAACTATTCATCCGGATTATATCCACGACTGTCTTTTAGAAGATGGGCAGTTTCAACTGAAGACCAATTCGAAAGTTGTCTTTCTGACCAAAAATGTAATCGCTGAGAATCGCGTAAAAAATAAAAAGAAATACTCTGGTACATATACGATCCTTACATTCCACCTAAAAACCAATATTGTAAAGGTTGAACTGGAACAGGAAAAGGCAGAATGGCTGATGAATGTATTGGAAGAAAATTCTATTGAAAACTCAAAAAAACCTACTATTCAACAACTTAAGAATCACTTTGAAGAGAATTTTGAAGATTTTGAGCTATTCTGGTTCTCAAAACCAATGCAGCAGTTGAAGGAAAATGGAGTGATTTTAAGTTTATAAAAATTTTCAATTTTTTCTCAGGGATTTTTAAAAATAGGAAGTTTTGTGCTTTTTTATATCCTATGGGATGATTAAGCTCCGTTTTACTTTATGAAAATTATTTTGGCTGAAGCCAATTGTCACTTTATTAAACGAACAAACGGGCTAAAGCCCGTTTCTATTAAATATTATTTCTCTCGAATACAGATTACAAATTTTACAAATCTGTTTTCTCTTTAAAGCATTAATTAGGGGTTTCTTTTGAAACAGTACCCACAGATACTTTTTCCTGAATTTTAATAAAATTTGGATCCATGATAGCCATGCGTTCTGCAAGGGCTTTATAAGTCGGGAACTTTAGAATAGAAGCTCTCCCAGACATTTCTTTGTAAATCGTGAAAGATTTTCCGCCTGCTGTCTTTAATTGCTTTGTGGTCGTAATATACCTGCCGATTAGTTTGCTTTTGGCATCATAAATCTCAATATCTATAGGTGTTTTATCCATAATTATATCCTGTGAGCCGAAACTTACAGGCAGATTAGTAAAATATCCCACCGGAACACCATTACTTAAGATCTCTCCCACTTTATTGACCTCAATATTCAGTTTATCTATTTTCTTTCTGATAGTGTAAGCATCTTTGGTCTTGCTGTCCAGCTTTCTTTTCGGAACATTTGAAAAGATATCATCCAGGTTTTTCACATTGATTCCTTTATTATCAATGATTTTAAGATCCTTAACCGAAGTAAAAACCGCTGACTTTTCTTCACCGGAGAACGCTGAAGGTGATGAATAATCAATTTCAATCGTTTTGTCCCTGTTATATACTCTATTGATACTGATATAGCTGTCGCGAACAGAATCAACGATACTTTTATCAATGAATTTTATAGTATACATTGGGGTTTCCTTCAGATCCATAAACGTATATTCGCTGGATTTGTTAGACAGTTTCGCTACCGGAATACCATCCAGATTGATAATTCCTCTTTTGGTTTTGATATTCTGAGCTTGAAGGAAAACACCCAGAACTGTAAAGAATATGATTATGCCTCTCTTCATACAATCAAACTTTTACAAATAAAAAAAGTGTAACACAAAGTTACACTTTCTTGAAAATATATTTAGCTTTTCATTTAATTATTCACAAAGGATAATACCTTTATCATGATTAAATTCTACAACACCGCTTTTGATAGCATAAGCAAAAACAGAGTCTTTTCCAGCTTCTTTGGTAAAGTTTTTAGCAAAAGCCTCATCAATAGAATTAGCAAAAAGCTTTACATTACCTCCGATCAAAGAAGAAACAATTCCCGCGTGGTTTTTCATGATGTGAAATTCACCATTTTTTCCAGGCAACAATACTGAGTCTACTTCTCCTTCAAAAACTACGTATTCTGGTGTTAAAATTTTTATATTCATTTTAATTTAGATTTGAAGATTTCAGATTTCAGATTTCAGACAACCTTAAAGTCTCATGTCTGGTATCTTTTATCTTTATGTCTAATTATTAAGCGTTTTCAGCTAACATTTTTTGTCCTGCTTCGATAGCTTCTTCGATAGTTCCTTTCAAGTTGAAAGCAGCTTCTGGTAAGTGATCTAATTCACCATCCATAATCATAGTAAATCCTTTGATTGTATCTTTAATATCTACCAATGATCCTGGAATACCTGTAAACTGTTCTGCTACGTGGAAAGGCTGAGATAAGAATCTCTGAACTTTTCTTGCACGGTATACAACAGATTTATCTTCTTCAGAAAGTTCTTCCATACCAAGGATTGCGATGATATCCTGAAGAGCTTTGTATCTTTGAAGAATTTCTTTTACTCTTTGAGCACAGTCATAGTGTTCCTGACCGATAACTTCCGGAGCAAGGATTCTTGAAGTAGAAGCCAATGGATCTACCGCTGGGTAAATACCTAATGAAGCAATCTTTCTATCAAGTACCGTAGTTGCATCCAAGTGAGCAAACGTAGTTGCAGGAGCCGGGTCAGTTA is a genomic window containing:
- a CDS encoding B12-binding domain-containing radical SAM protein, yielding MKDLLLITPPFTQLNTPYPATAYIKGFLNTKNISGYQVDLGIDVILELFSKDGIQKVFSKKTDLHDTSENSQRIYALREEYIKTIDQVILFLQDKTPTLARQICSMNFLPEASRFNQLDDMEFAFGNMGLQDKAKHLATLYLEDISDYIVENIDPDFGFSRYAERLGKSANSFDELYSKLSGGSTFIDEFTLKILREKIETVQPKLVCFSIPFPGNLYSAFKCAQWIKMNHPHIKIAMGGGFPNTELREIKDQRVFEFFDFITLDDGELPIELLHQNLEISNGEGEFKRTFLLENNEVVYKNNSKRHDYKQADIGTPDYTDLRLDQYISVIEIANPMHSLWSDGRWNKLTMAHGCYWGKCTFCDISLDYIKIYEPISAKILVDRIEELIRTTGETGFHFVDEAAPPALMREVALEILRRNLVVTWWTNIRFEKSFTRDLCYLLKLSGCVAVSGGLEVASDRLLKLIDKGVSVEQVANVTRNFTEAGVMVHAYLMYGYPTQTVQETVDSLEMIRQMFEMGILQSGFWHQFAMTAHSPVGMKPEDFGVIPIKQEILFANNDIDFQDKTGIDHNKFSFGLKKSLFNFMHGVNFELPLQEWFDFKIPRTTIHPDYIHDCLLEDGQFQLKTNSKVVFLTKNVIAENRVKNKKKYSGTYTILTFHLKTNIVKVELEQEKAEWLMNVLEENSIENSKKPTIQQLKNHFEENFEDFELFWFSKPMQQLKENGVILSL
- a CDS encoding FoF1 ATP synthase subunit delta/epsilon, which produces MNIKILTPEYVVFEGEVDSVLLPGKNGEFHIMKNHAGIVSSLIGGNVKLFANSIDEAFAKNFTKEAGKDSVFAYAIKSGVVEFNHDKGIILCE